The region ATATGCCGGTCGTTCCCGCCTGGCCCCCGGGCGCACACGCTCTTCATGACAGGGAGCGGGTGAGCCGCTGGCTCAGATCGGTATCATATTGACCGGCGCGAAACGCGTGATCGGCAAGTACGGAACGTAAGAACGACAGATTGGTCACCAAAGGCTCGATAATCGTGCCGCCGAGGGCACGATCCAAGAGCAAAAGCGCTTGGTGCCGCGTCGGTGCGTGCGCGACGATTTTTGCCAGCAAGGAGTCATAGTATGGGGTCACCGTACTCTCCGGGCCAATCCCCGCATCCACCCGCACGGAACCCACGGGAAGCAAAGGCCAGCGAAGTTGTTCAATCTGCCCGGGGCTGGGGGCAAAATCCTTGGCGGGATTCTCAGCGCAGATGCGCGCCTCGATGGCATGGCCGGAAGGAAGCTTGTGCTCGAGCTCAATGGGCAGTAATTCCCCCGCTGAGATTTGTAACTGAAGCTCAACCAAATCGATGCCCCAACACATCTCGGTCACGGGGTGCTCTACTTGCAGCCTGGCGTTGACTTCGAGAAAGTAGAAACGCCCATCGGCATCCACCAAAAATTCACATGTGCCAGCGTTCTGATAACCGACGGCTTCAAAAATGCTGACTGCGGCTGCGATCATCTGCTCACGCACGGATTCTCCATCATGCATGTAGGTAAAGATTGGCGCCGGGGACTCCTCGATCAATTTCTGATGCCGACGCTGCACGCTGCACTCGCGTTCCCCGAGCGCTAGGATTTTGCCCGAGCTGTCCCCAATGAGCTGGACCTCCACATGCCGCGGCCGGTCTACATAGTGCTCGAGATAGACGCGTCCATCGCCAAAAGCCGCTTCGGCGCGCCGTTGACACCGCTCGATCGCAGAGCGCAGGGCTTCGGGCTCTCCGATGCGTTCCATGCCCAGGCCACCGCCTCCGGCCACGGCCTTAGCCAACAACGGATAGCCGATCTCGTCCGCCAGCCGCGGAAGATCTGCAGCTACGTCGAGGACGGCGCTCGCCTCACTGCATCTCACACCAGCGTCCGACGCCACGAGACGCGCGCGCACCTTGTCGCCAAATAACCTGAGTATTTCGGGACTTGGCCCCACAAACGCCAGCCCGGCATCATGTACGGCCTGGGCAAAGGCGGGGTTTTCGCTCAGCAGACCGTACCCGGGATGGATCGCCTCGGCTTTCTTGCTTCGCGCCGCTTGAAGGATCGCCTCGGAGTTCAAGTAGGATTCGCGCACGGGCGCGGCGCCCACACATACAGCCTCGTCGCAGGCCTGAACGTGCATGCTGTCTTTCTCGGCTTCGCTGTAGATCGCCACTGTTTCGATGCCGAGGCGTTTGCACGTTCTTGCGATTCGGGTGGCTATTTCACCTCGGTTTGCTATCAAGACTTTGCTAAACATGACGGCCTCGAAAATTAAGTTGGGGGAGGGTAACGCGTGAAGCGCCGTAAAGCTACGGCAACCAAAAGAACCTGCGGGACGGTTAAGGTCCATCTGTCCGTTCGAGGTGTACGCCCGACAAAGAAGTTTAAGGCCGCACTCGCGCTTCGGGCGCGCCGCATGCTCCGCGCCCTAAG is a window of Myxococcales bacterium DNA encoding:
- a CDS encoding biotin carboxylase: MFSKVLIANRGEIATRIARTCKRLGIETVAIYSEAEKDSMHVQACDEAVCVGAAPVRESYLNSEAILQAARSKKAEAIHPGYGLLSENPAFAQAVHDAGLAFVGPSPEILRLFGDKVRARLVASDAGVRCSEASAVLDVAADLPRLADEIGYPLLAKAVAGGGGLGMERIGEPEALRSAIERCQRRAEAAFGDGRVYLEHYVDRPRHVEVQLIGDSSGKILALGERECSVQRRHQKLIEESPAPIFTYMHDGESVREQMIAAAVSIFEAVGYQNAGTCEFLVDADGRFYFLEVNARLQVEHPVTEMCWGIDLVELQLQISAGELLPIELEHKLPSGHAIEARICAENPAKDFAPSPGQIEQLRWPLLPVGSVRVDAGIGPESTVTPYYDSLLAKIVAHAPTRHQALLLLDRALGGTIIEPLVTNLSFLRSVLADHAFRAGQYDTDLSQRLTRSLS